The Chitinophaga niabensis genome segment AGGTATCAGCACCACATTGGTAACAATTTCGTGCTGCGTAAGATTAAAGTTTAGCCCTGTTTGTAACGAGATACCCGTTTTGGCAGCTACGTAATTATAGGTGGCGTTAACATTGTGGCTAAAAGAAGGCCGCAGGTTAGGATTACCGATCACAATATTCTGCAGATTTTCAGTGTTTCGAACTGGTTGAAGCTGGTTGATATTTGGATTCCTGTTACTGCCATTGTAATTAAGTGTGATGGTTTTACTTTTGGAAATAGTTTTGCTCAGGTTAATACGGGGAGAATAATTCAGGGTGTTACTCCTGATCTTTTGCCCCAGGTGAAGGTCGTCGCTGCTCAGCATAGTGGGACTGGCACTAACCCCAAAATTGTAGCGCATCTTATTACTGGAATATCCATACCCTAAGCTGATGGTTTGGTTAACAGATACCGAAGTATAATCTGTACTTAGCGAATCTACAAATGCAGGCAATTTGCTCAGCTGGTCTATCACATACGTTTGCACAGTACTGGTGTTCCTGCCAACCGACAGGTTATAGCTTAAGTTTAAACTTTGCCTGGCCAATGTATCTTTTGGCTTTTTTAAACCAAGACTATAATTGAACCCGAAATTGAAACTTTGGTTATTATTATCTGTAAAGAGGTTCCTGTTCAGCAAAGAATCTTTCACTAAAAGCTCCGTCACTTTATCATAATACCGCGTATTGGTGCTGATGTACTGATCTGAATGATTGGATGAACTGGAAATGCCGAAGTTGCCGGACAGGCTGCTCTTTTTATTTTTTAAGATCCTGGAGAAGTTTATGCCGGCATTGATGGAAGGTGAGGTATTGGTAGACCGGTTCACATTCTCAAGGTCTTGCTTGATCACCCCCCATTGGTTGTTCACCGAAGAACTCATGTTCTCGCTATTATTATAAGATACCATTACATTACCATCGAAAAAGGTCTTTTTACTCTTATAGCTAAAATTAGTATTGAAGTGATGGTTGTTGTTCCAGGTTTCCCCGGTGCTAAGGTTTTTCTGGTAGAAAGTTCCCAGGGGATTTAAGGTTTCAATGGCCTGTTCGTTGGCAAAGGCATTCCTGTTGCGCCCCAGGTTATAGTTAATACCATAGCGCATATTTTTGTTTATCTCGTCCGCATGCGATATCCCGCCTGCCATGGCCTGTGCTGTTCCGGCCCCGTTATTTGAAGTATTGTAGCTTAGCTCGCCGCTGCTTTGCCTGGTATCTTTCCATAAGTTAAGGTTCCCGCCAATTCCAAACTGGTTATTGGTTCCCCCGTTTACACCTCCGTTACCAAAGCGGCCCTTGTTCATGCCCGGCTTAGTTACGATGTTCAGCAATTTAATTGGTTCGGCTATCTTAATGCCGGTAAAGTTGGCCTGATCGCCATAATCATCAATCACCTGGATCTTTGCTACAATTTCGGCCGGCAGCCTGGCGATAAAATCTTTTACATTACTGGTAAAGAAATCTTTGCCGTTTACCCGCAGTTTGTACATCCTTTTACCCATAGTTGTAACGTTGTATTCATCGTCCACCTCAAGGCCCGGGAGCTGTTTCAGCAGGTCAGCCATGTTATCGCCCTCCAGCACCTGGAATGCAGCAGCATTATACTCTATGGTATCCTGCATAATTCTCATGGGGTTTGGTTTGCCCTTTATCACAACCTCTTTAAGCATGCGGGCATCCCGTTTCAGCTGGATATGCTTTATTTCCTGGTTAAGGGAATAATTGCCTGTAAAGTCGTGGTACCCGATGGAGCTAACCTTTAAGGAAAATGATCCGCCTTTCACTTTTTTGAAACTGAAATACCCATCCTGGTCGGTAGTGGTATGCAGGGTGTCTTTATCGCTGATCAGTATTACATTGGCATCTTTAACAGCGATTTTGGCAGAGTCCGCTACATAGCCCTTAATGCGGTGATTGTTTTGTGCGTATCCGCTGGGGTTGCACAAAAACGCCAATATAGAGAGAAGGAGGGATAAGCATTTTTTCATCAAAAGAACAGCTTCTTTAAACTACCTCTTTTATGATGAAAGAAATAAGCCCATTCCATAAAATGGCTGATTTTATATTAATATTAACAAACATTCAATAGATCACCAGCTTACAGGGAAACTGCTTTTTAATGTAAGCCACCGGCTCCCCGGTATCCTCTTCCTCCATCCGTTCAAAGAGGATGCGTGCCGCCTCGCTGCCCATTTCAAAAGAACTCTCTTCAATGGCAGCCAGCGGCCGGTGATCAAGGTGCTGGAGCAAAGGCAGGTTACCGAAGCCCGTAAACTCTATGATATCTACTTTATCCGGGTAATGGCCCTTTAAAAAGTCGATAGCCTGGATGGTGATGTAATTCTTAAAAGTAAAAATAGCAGTGGGTGGGTCTGCCTGTTCCATGAGTTGCTGCATGGCCTGGAAAGTAGAGGCGGGGGTAAGGTCCACCTCCTGCACTAAAGCGGTATCGAATGGGAGCAGGTTCTTCAGCAATGCCTGTTTATAACCCGCAAAACGTGCCTGGCTGGTACGCATGGATTCAGGCCCCATAATATGCGCAATACGGGTATGCCCCCTGTCTATCAGGAACTGGGTAGCTTCCAGGGCGCCTTCCTCGTTGTTGGACGATACATAATCGAACACCACACCCTTGGGCTCGCGGCCAATGCATACTACGGGAATACCCATGGACAGAAACTTCTGAAATGGCTGCATGTCCACCGTATTCTTGGTAACAGATACAATCACCCCGTCCACCCGGTTACGGATCATCACGTCTACTATCTTCTCCTCCTTCTGCGCATCTTCATGGGACTGAGAAAGGATCACATTGTAATCCTTTTTCTCCGCTTCTTCCTCTACGCCATTTATGGCCAGTACATAATATTGGTCCAGCAGATCAGGTATGATCAGCCCTATTGTAAATGTTTTACTCAGCTTAAAGTGCCTCGCTGCTTCATTGGGAATATAATTAAGTTCCTTTGCCAGTTTCTTTACCCGTTCACTGGTATAAATACTGATAGTAGCATCATTATTCAAGGCCTTTGAAACCGTGGATACAGACATGTTTAATTTTTTGGCTATATCCTTAATGGTTACCCCTCTTTTCATGTAAAAAGCGTTATTCAGTCCATAATACTAAAATAATCCGGAAATAAAGAAAACGTTGTAATAAACCATTTCAATCGTTGTAATAGGTTTTGCGTATACCGGCCAGGGAATAGAATCGATTGCAAATGGTAAATTGGTTGTAGAATTTCGCGTTAAAGAAGGACCTAACAGCAGTTCATTCCACCGTACAGAAAATACCAATTTCTAAATCAAACTAAACTGATCCAACATGACGATTAGCATCAGGAACAGGCTGATAATAGCCTGTTGCGCACTCGCAATGATGTTCATGCTCTTCTGCGTTACCACCTTTGCCCAAACAAAACCCCTGAACGGCATTATCAGAGATAAAACCGGCAGACCCGTTCCCGGCGTTACAGTTGTTGTACAGGGAACTTCCACAGGCACCACTTCAGATGCCGAAGGACGTTTTAAATTGAATGCCCCTGCAAATGCGGTGCTTGTTTTCTCCTTTATCGGCTACCAGACGCAGAAATTAACCGTAGGTGATGCTGCTTCCTATAATGTTATACTACAGGATAATACTACTGAATTGGATCAGCTGGTAGTAGTAGGGTATGGCACCAGGAAGAAAAGTGATGTTACCGGCGCTGTGTCCCAGGTAAAGGCCACCCAACTGGAAAATGAAAACCCGGCCAGCGTGCAGGACCTGCTCCGGGCCAATGTACCCGGCCTGAACGTTACCTCTTCCAATTCCGCCAAAGGTGGGGGAGACCTTACCATCCGCGGCAAGTCCTCCATTAATGCAGGCACTACGCCATTGATCGTACTGGATGGTGTGATCTATCCCGGCCAGTTAAGTGATATCAATCCAAACGATATCCAAACCATCGATGTGTTAAAGGATGCAAGTGCCGCAGCGGTATACGGTGCTAAATCTGCCAAGGGTGTTATCCTCATCAATACCAAAAGAGGTACCCGTTCAAAACCTACCATCACTTTCAATACCAATGTGGGCGTATCTACCCTGTCCATGGATGAACCGCTGTACGATGGCCCCGGTTTCGTGAAATGGAGAACAGATGTGATGTACAGCGTGAACGCAAATGCCAAACCTTATCAGTTTGACGATCCCCGCGCACTACCTTCCAATATCACGGTGGATCAATGGAAGGCCTATGATAACTCCCAGGGCGATCCTGTTGATATATGGCTGAACCGCCTGAAAATATTACCGGTGGAAGTAAAGAACTACAAAGCCGGCAAAACCACCAACTGGTACAACCAGATGTTCCATCATGCTTTCCGGCAGGATCATACCGTGAGCATTGCCGGTAAAAAAGAAGATATCTCTTATTATATCTCCGCCGGTTATGTGAACAACGAAGGCATCATTGTAGGCGATAAGTTCAAAACCTTCCGTACACGCATCAACGTAGAAGCAAAAGCAGCGAAGTTTATGACGGTGGGCATCAATATGCAGTTTGCTGACCGGGATGAAAGCCAGGTACCTGTTACCTGGGGGCAGATGGTGAATGCTTCTCCCTACGGTGAAAAATACAAGGATGATGGTAAAACACTGCGGGACAGTCCGAATGACGATGTGGGAAATAACCTCAATCCTTTCCTCGATAATACTTACACCAACCGGATGGACAAAACGAATACGCTCTTCGGTTCCTTATACCTGAAAGGCGATCTGCCTTTTGGATTTTCTTACCAGAGTAACTTTTCACCCAACTTTGATTTCAACCGGTACTTCAATTCCATCTCCGCAAAAGATTTCCGTTATGCGGCCCGCAAAGGTGTAGCTACCAGGCGGCAGATGACGATCTACAACTGGCAGATCGATAACCTGTTGAGATGGAATAAAACATTCGGCGACCATGAGTTTGATGCTACTTTTCTTTTTAACGCAGAAAAGTTCCAATCCTGGCGCAACCAGATGGATAATGAAGGATTTGATCCCAATGATAACTTAGGCTGGCACAATATCGGCTCCGGTATTAAACCGGTGATCTCCAGTTCGGATTCCGTAAGTACAGGTGATGCGCTCATGGCACGGCTGAACTATGGCTTCCGCGGTAAATACCTGTTAACCGCTTCTATCCGCCGGGATGGTTACTCTGCTTTCGGGCAGCGTAATCCAAGGGCTAACTTCCCTGCACTTGCATTGAGCTGGGTATTCACCAAGGAAAAGTTTGTGCACCTGGACTGGCTGGATTATGGTAAGCTCCGCCTCTCCTGGGGTGTGAACGGTAACAGGGATATCGGCCGTTACCTCGCCTTGTCCGACCTCACTTCCGGCAAGTACCAGTATGTGCAGCAGAACGGCCAGGTGCAGCTGGTTTCCCAATTATATGTGGGCCGTTTGCAAAACCCTAACCTCAAATGGGAGAAGAGTACTTCCTATAACGTAGGGCTGGACTTCAGCATTTTCAGGGACAGGCTTTCCGGTTCTTTTGATGTGTATAAGAAAAATACCACAGACCTGCTGATCCTTCGCGGGCTGCCCATTCACAGTGGTTTCCTTACGGTAATGGATAACCTGGGTGAAGTGGAGAATAAAGGATTTGAGATCAGCCTCAACAGTGCAAACATCCGCAGCCATGGTTTCAAATGGAACACCAACCTGAACTTCACGCTGAACAGGAATAAGATCAAACACCTCTATGGTGAAGTGGATATCAAAGATGCAACAGGTAAAGTGATAGGCCGGGAAGAAAGGGATGATCCCGCTAACAGATGGTTCATAGGGCATGATCTGGATGCGATATGGGACCTGAAAGTACTGGGTGTATGGCAGGTGGCGGAAGCGGCAGAAGCAGCGAAATTCGGCGTTAAACCAGGTGATTTTAAATTAGAAGATGTGAACAAGGATGGCAAGTTCTCTGATGCGGACCGCCAGTTCCTGGGTTACAGATCACCCCGTTTTCAATGGACCCTGCGGAATGATTTCTCTTACAGGAACTTCGACTTCTCCTTCATGTTCTACTCCAACTGGGGTTCCATGGGCCCTTATAACCTTGCCAAGAACAACTCCGGTTTTATAGATCGTCAGAACTCCTACCGTTTACCTTACTGGACGCCGCAGAACCCTACCAATGATTATGCGCGTTTATTCTCCAGCAATGGCAGTGCGGTGTTTGATGTATATCGTAAAACCTCTTTTATCCGCCTGAGCACCATGTCCCTGGGATATACCCTGCCTGTTAAAACGGCCAACAGGATTGGCCTGGATGGTGTGAAGATCTATGGCAATGTGAACAACCTCGGTGTATATCAACCGGACTGGACTTTCTGGGATGCCGAATACATTTATGGGGATAACAATCCCCCGGCACGTAATTATACTTTGGGCATCAATATCACTCTTTAAAAATTCCGTTATGCGTTCTGCAATATTACTGGTATTACTAGCCACACTCAGCATTAGTTGTGGTAAAGACTGGCTGAAACCGAAACAACTTTCTACATACGACCCTGATGCTACGTATGTGGATGCTGCTGCCATGCGTGCGGCGCTGGTATCCTGCGCCCGCAATGCCCGGATCGAATATTATGGGGATAATCCTCCCATTCTCACCGAGATGTTGTTTTCTGAAGTAACAGTGGAAGGCGTAACAGATAAATCCGGCCCGCCGCAGGACCTCAACCTGCTCATCACACCGGATGGCGCTAATCTGAACAATGCAGACCGTGCCCGGATCTATTACTATTACAGCGAAGGTTACCTGGGCATCAAATATGCCAACACGGTGATCGGGCGGATAGACAATGCTACCTATGCAAGCCGTGCAGAAAGGAATGCAATCCTGGGTGCCGCTTATTTCCACCGTGCCATGCGCTATTACCGCCTCACGCAACAGTTTGGAGATGTACCTGCTATTATGAAGGAAACAACAGGACCCAAGCTGGACTATACCTCCACCAAACGGGAAGTGATACTGGAATATATCAAGAAGGACCTGGATTCTGCCAAAGGATGGCTCACCGATAACGTAGCAAGGGGAGAAGTAACAAAAGGAGCCGTGTTACACCTGCTCACAAAAGTGAACCTGGCCCTGGGTAAATTTGATGAAGCGATTGAATCTGCCAATGCGGTGATCAATGGCGGTGCTTACAGTCTTATGAAAGTTCCTTTCGGTGCTACGAAAAAGAATGTGATCTGGGACCTGCACCGCCCGGAGAATAAATCACTGGGTGAAAATAAAGAAGGCATCTTTATGGTGATAGACCGTTTCGGCGATGGCGGCTACGATGGTGGCATGCGTATCATGCGGCAGGCGGTGCCTTTATGGGGATCAAATATTAACACACCTTCCGGCAAAAAAGGTACGAACGATAACACCAATCCGCCGGTGGTACTCAGCAACCTCTACGGCAGGGGGATCGGCAGATGCAGGCCTACGCCCTACAGCAATTATGAGATCTGGACGGACCCTAAAGACCTGCGCCATGCACCCGGTAACTGGATGAACATGGAAGACCTGGTGTACAACGACCCGGGATTGCAGTCTTCCAATGATCCTTATTATTTAAAACCATTACAGTTAAGGAATGCCAGCGGCGGCCTCCTGTGTACAGATACCATCCGCTGCTGGTTCGGATGGCCGCACTATAAGATCTTTATTCCTGATACAGAAAATTCTCCCATGCAGGGCGGGCATACGGACTGGTATATTTTCCGCCTGGCAGAAACTTATCTGTTGAGAGCAGAAGCTTATTACTGGAAAGATAACCTGGGCCTGGCAGCGGCTGATATCAATGCCGTGAGAACACGTGCCGGCTGCGACCCGATTGCTGCAGCATCCGTGAACATTGGCACCATCCTCGATGAAAGGGCCAGGGAATTGTATTTTGAAGAACCACGTAAAACAGAGCTGACACGCATCGCCTTCCTGTTCGCGAAAACCGGCAAAGCAGCTTACAATGGTAAAACCTATAGCCTGGATAATTTTTCAGACAACAATTTCTTTTATGACCGTGTGATGGAAAAGAATGTTTTCTACAGAACAGGTATTGTTACCAATCACGGCGATAAATACACCATGAGCGCCTTTCATGTATTGTGGCCCATTCCATCCAATCCTATTGCTGCGAACACCTATGGGGTGATCAACCAGAACAAAGGATATGTGGGGTATGAAAAAAATGTACCTCCGTTGGATAAGATCCCGGAATAAAGAAAAAGGCTCCCGTTGCAGGGAGCCTTTTTTATAAAGGGATCATTTCATTCTTTTCAGGATGCCATACTTTCAGGCGCAGGCAGGCCCATATTTCCCTTGGATGCAGCGTAGTGGTCTTAGCCTGCTGCAGTTCAGGAATATTGGCCATCGCCTCCGGTAAACGGTAGAAAGGCACACGCGCATTCAGGTGATGGATATGATGATAGCCAATATTGCCGGTCACCCATTTCCAGAAAGGGCTCATCAGCATATAACTGGAAGAAGCCATAGCTGCATTATCATGGCACCAGCCTTCTTTATCGCTGAAAGTAACGCCGGGGAAGTTATGCTGTGCATAAAAAAGATAGGCACCAATAGCACAGGCAATAAAGAAAGGGAGGAACTGCAATAATAACCAGCCCGCCCAGCCCAGCTTCAGGAAGATGAATATGCCGGCGCCAATGTGTAGAACAAGGGCCAGGATAGAATCCCAATGTTTCAACGGGCTGCAAAGGAAAGAACGCACGCACATACCGTACACGAACATGCTCAGGTAACCAAACAGGATGGTGAGCGGATGCCGCACGGCGAGGTAAGCACGTTGCTCTGCAGCAGTGGACCCCTCAAATTTCTCCTTCGTCATAATAGGATAGGAGCCTATGCTGGCACTGAATAGTTTGGAATTATGATTGTGATGATGATCGTGCGAACGCTTCCAGATACTGGTAGGGGCCAGCACAAAGATCCCGAAGAGGGTAAAAATGATGTCTGCCGGCAGGGACCTGTGCAGGATGGCATGATGCTGATGATCGTGATAGATCACAAACATCCTTACTATAACAAGCCCGCATAAAATGCTGCAGGCAATGCGTAGAACAGGCAGCGTTTCATTGATATAAACAGCGGTAAGCAAACCCGCCAGGATGATTGCTGTTGTAAGTGTGTAAT includes the following:
- a CDS encoding outer membrane beta-barrel protein; the encoded protein is MCNPSGYAQNNHRIKGYVADSAKIAVKDANVILISDKDTLHTTTDQDGYFSFKKVKGGSFSLKVSSIGYHDFTGNYSLNQEIKHIQLKRDARMLKEVVIKGKPNPMRIMQDTIEYNAAAFQVLEGDNMADLLKQLPGLEVDDEYNVTTMGKRMYKLRVNGKDFFTSNVKDFIARLPAEIVAKIQVIDDYGDQANFTGIKIAEPIKLLNIVTKPGMNKGRFGNGGVNGGTNNQFGIGGNLNLWKDTRQSSGELSYNTSNNGAGTAQAMAGGISHADEINKNMRYGINYNLGRNRNAFANEQAIETLNPLGTFYQKNLSTGETWNNNHHFNTNFSYKSKKTFFDGNVMVSYNNSENMSSSVNNQWGVIKQDLENVNRSTNTSPSINAGINFSRILKNKKSSLSGNFGISSSSNHSDQYISTNTRYYDKVTELLVKDSLLNRNLFTDNNNQSFNFGFNYSLGLKKPKDTLARQSLNLSYNLSVGRNTSTVQTYVIDQLSKLPAFVDSLSTDYTSVSVNQTISLGYGYSSNKMRYNFGVSASPTMLSSDDLHLGQKIRSNTLNYSPRINLSKTISKSKTITLNYNGSNRNPNINQLQPVRNTENLQNIVIGNPNLRPSFSHNVNATYNYVAAKTGISLQTGLNFNLTQHEIVTNVVLIPDTLNSLKQETRFENTNGNYRLGSNYALSIPFKKNKYSISWSGGVETSNRAVFINNNKRFSKGINISQQLNTMFTSKKVSAGARVSYRFSSNNNVLNENPIVNVLGQVNGAVFYHTHNYLADLNGSLRFKYLTFNTRMNYSFSTNRGDRVSDNFKNVQRLALSLSAMGRIKKTYYIDIKTSKTINTGYALTNTNPFIVHASLSKRFLKDQSLSFSISANDLLNQGNNLERFISGSSIVDTRTNQATRVFTARLSYNISNFGGKGFRVDPD
- a CDS encoding SusC/RagA family TonB-linked outer membrane protein; the protein is MTISIRNRLIIACCALAMMFMLFCVTTFAQTKPLNGIIRDKTGRPVPGVTVVVQGTSTGTTSDAEGRFKLNAPANAVLVFSFIGYQTQKLTVGDAASYNVILQDNTTELDQLVVVGYGTRKKSDVTGAVSQVKATQLENENPASVQDLLRANVPGLNVTSSNSAKGGGDLTIRGKSSINAGTTPLIVLDGVIYPGQLSDINPNDIQTIDVLKDASAAAVYGAKSAKGVILINTKRGTRSKPTITFNTNVGVSTLSMDEPLYDGPGFVKWRTDVMYSVNANAKPYQFDDPRALPSNITVDQWKAYDNSQGDPVDIWLNRLKILPVEVKNYKAGKTTNWYNQMFHHAFRQDHTVSIAGKKEDISYYISAGYVNNEGIIVGDKFKTFRTRINVEAKAAKFMTVGINMQFADRDESQVPVTWGQMVNASPYGEKYKDDGKTLRDSPNDDVGNNLNPFLDNTYTNRMDKTNTLFGSLYLKGDLPFGFSYQSNFSPNFDFNRYFNSISAKDFRYAARKGVATRRQMTIYNWQIDNLLRWNKTFGDHEFDATFLFNAEKFQSWRNQMDNEGFDPNDNLGWHNIGSGIKPVISSSDSVSTGDALMARLNYGFRGKYLLTASIRRDGYSAFGQRNPRANFPALALSWVFTKEKFVHLDWLDYGKLRLSWGVNGNRDIGRYLALSDLTSGKYQYVQQNGQVQLVSQLYVGRLQNPNLKWEKSTSYNVGLDFSIFRDRLSGSFDVYKKNTTDLLILRGLPIHSGFLTVMDNLGEVENKGFEISLNSANIRSHGFKWNTNLNFTLNRNKIKHLYGEVDIKDATGKVIGREERDDPANRWFIGHDLDAIWDLKVLGVWQVAEAAEAAKFGVKPGDFKLEDVNKDGKFSDADRQFLGYRSPRFQWTLRNDFSYRNFDFSFMFYSNWGSMGPYNLAKNNSGFIDRQNSYRLPYWTPQNPTNDYARLFSSNGSAVFDVYRKTSFIRLSTMSLGYTLPVKTANRIGLDGVKIYGNVNNLGVYQPDWTFWDAEYIYGDNNPPARNYTLGINITL
- a CDS encoding RagB/SusD family nutrient uptake outer membrane protein; the encoded protein is MRSAILLVLLATLSISCGKDWLKPKQLSTYDPDATYVDAAAMRAALVSCARNARIEYYGDNPPILTEMLFSEVTVEGVTDKSGPPQDLNLLITPDGANLNNADRARIYYYYSEGYLGIKYANTVIGRIDNATYASRAERNAILGAAYFHRAMRYYRLTQQFGDVPAIMKETTGPKLDYTSTKREVILEYIKKDLDSAKGWLTDNVARGEVTKGAVLHLLTKVNLALGKFDEAIESANAVINGGAYSLMKVPFGATKKNVIWDLHRPENKSLGENKEGIFMVIDRFGDGGYDGGMRIMRQAVPLWGSNINTPSGKKGTNDNTNPPVVLSNLYGRGIGRCRPTPYSNYEIWTDPKDLRHAPGNWMNMEDLVYNDPGLQSSNDPYYLKPLQLRNASGGLLCTDTIRCWFGWPHYKIFIPDTENSPMQGGHTDWYIFRLAETYLLRAEAYYWKDNLGLAAADINAVRTRAGCDPIAAASVNIGTILDERARELYFEEPRKTELTRIAFLFAKTGKAAYNGKTYSLDNFSDNNFFYDRVMEKNVFYRTGIVTNHGDKYTMSAFHVLWPIPSNPIAANTYGVINQNKGYVGYEKNVPPLDKIPE
- a CDS encoding LacI family DNA-binding transcriptional regulator; the encoded protein is MKRGVTIKDIAKKLNMSVSTVSKALNNDATISIYTSERVKKLAKELNYIPNEAARHFKLSKTFTIGLIIPDLLDQYYVLAINGVEEEAEKKDYNVILSQSHEDAQKEEKIVDVMIRNRVDGVIVSVTKNTVDMQPFQKFLSMGIPVVCIGREPKGVVFDYVSSNNEEGALEATQFLIDRGHTRIAHIMGPESMRTSQARFAGYKQALLKNLLPFDTALVQEVDLTPASTFQAMQQLMEQADPPTAIFTFKNYITIQAIDFLKGHYPDKVDIIEFTGFGNLPLLQHLDHRPLAAIEESSFEMGSEAARILFERMEEEDTGEPVAYIKKQFPCKLVIY
- a CDS encoding fatty acid desaturase family protein → MRTGKQLILATKPFARDVTWKSWYYTLTTAIILAGLLTAVYINETLPVLRIACSILCGLVIVRMFVIYHDHQHHAILHRSLPADIIFTLFGIFVLAPTSIWKRSHDHHHNHNSKLFSASIGSYPIMTKEKFEGSTAAEQRAYLAVRHPLTILFGYLSMFVYGMCVRSFLCSPLKHWDSILALVLHIGAGIFIFLKLGWAGWLLLQFLPFFIACAIGAYLFYAQHNFPGVTFSDKEGWCHDNAAMASSSYMLMSPFWKWVTGNIGYHHIHHLNARVPFYRLPEAMANIPELQQAKTTTLHPREIWACLRLKVWHPEKNEMIPL